The Cytobacillus oceanisediminis genomic interval TCTATTGTAGCTGTGAACGAGGAAGAACAAAAAGTATGGGATAACCTAAACACAGCAATGCCAACAACTCAGCAAAAGCTGACAGACCTGGAAGGCCAGTTTACGGCATTCTTCACAGAATACAATAAAAAAATTGAAGAACAGCAAGAAGCCATAGAGACAGATTTATCTGCTCTGCAGGAAAATGCCAATTCGGTTAGGGAGCAAATTCAAACATCCTCAACGACTACACCAGTTCCTGTAGACAGCATCGATGGAACTTCTGTGATGGTCAAACAGGAAGGAATCAGCCAAAGAATGCAGATGATTAATGATCTTGTTGGGTCCATCGGGGAGAACCAAAGCAATATCGTGTCCTATACAAGCGAGCTTGAGCAAAAGGTGCAAAGTGTCCAGCAGGATGCAGATACACTGAATTCCAAGTGGGGCTCGAACGTAGAGACGACTCAGATGTTCCGGGATGATATTTACAATCTCCTTGGTAATACCTATGTGAATGGCCAAAAGAATGGCCCGGTATACGAGCAATTATCCAATCCGCTTCAAATCAGCGGAGAAACAGCTGCGAAGAAAGAGGAAAGCAAGCTGCCGCCGGTTGTTGTATTGGCCATTGTCCTGCTCAGCAGCTTAATGATTGGATACTTCAGCCATTATTTCAAAAATGCGCCGATGCTTGTCCATGCTTCCATGTTTGTACTGCTGAATCTTATTGTTGGTCTGATTATCAGCATATTTGGCCTTAATATTTACTCAATGGAACAGGATCGGGCTATTGAGTGGACGATTTTCACCATATTGCTGCTGACTGCAGCCTCAGCGATTGTACTGGCAGGATTCAAGATCGGCAATCTGGCAGGATGGATTTTGAGCGTTGGTCTCATTGCCTTCTTCATTAGTCCTTTCCTGGCTCTTACAGCACCGAATATTAACTATGAAGATCCAATGTCCAAGGTATATATGTCCATCCAGTATGATTCAGAATCATTGTTTATTCCAGCCATCATCATTTTGCTTGGCGTTATCATCTTGCTAGCCATCATTCCATTTGCAGTCCGGTCGATAAAAGACCTGCGTACAAAGAGGGATGAGGATCAGGCTTATGAAGCTTAAAATATTTATTAAAATCATTCTGTTGATCCCGGCGTTTTGGCTGATAGCTGGCCAATCCGCTGGGGCGACCCCTGATTTTGATAACTTAACTCCGAATACCTATGAAAAAAAGGAATTCAAAGAGAATACCGATTACTTGCATGAAAAATCACTTTATGAAAATAAGAAAGAGATCCCCGAAGAACAAAAGGATCTTACTTTTACAAAAAAGAACCTGGATCCTTTAAAGGAAGTGAAGGAGCAGCTTTTTGATGGCGGTGAAACCACTAATAATACCATCACTGCAAAAGCAGACCAGCTTCAGCTTTTTTCCGATTCTAAACAGGAAAGCTTTTTGAAGGCGGAGGATCGAACTCCCGCTGAACAAGATAACAAATTAATCTTTCTTTATATTATTCTGCTTGTCATTGCCATTGGTGTGATTATGGGATTCCTCATACCGAGGATGGCGAAGCAGGCTGAAAATTAAATAATTCCCGTACATGTCTCCGGTTTGGAGGCGTGTACATAAATACTGCAACCAAATTCTTCAACTAACTCCCCTCAAATAACTGGCTTCTAAAAATAGAATAAAGAATTAGGGATGAAAAAATGAAAATCTCTGGCCAAATAGCCAGATGACGAGACTTTAAAATTATTGGATAGAATAACTTTAAAAATGAGGTGTCAAAATGAACTCATCACATGTAAGAGCCCTGGCAAGGGTATTTCAGACAGCTTCAGATGATATCAAAACAGAAGAATTCAAACTAAAGCAAAGTGTCCAAAACCATGCAGATGAATGGAAAGGCAAAGCCCGGGACAAATTTGATTCCGCATTGGAAGAAGCAGGCGTCCTCTTCCAAAGGCACTCTGATAACCTTTATAACATCAGCCGAGAACTGGAAAGCGCTGCGAATGAAGTTGACAGAGTCAGAGAAGAAATTGAAAGACAAAGAGAATTAGAGAGATTGGCAAGGCTTAAGGAAAAATAATTAATTTGAATTGAAGAATATAAAGATTGGATGGGTTTTTATGTCTAATAATGAAGAGAAGAAAAAAGGTACTTATGATAAGAATAAAAGATATGATGGAGATTATGCACCGGGATGCGGAGATCTTTTTATATTGCCCATACAAGTTTTAATAGTAGGCTATCAGATTATAAATTTAATTTAATTCAAATTGACTATAAAAATTTAAAAGAAGAGAGGTACTAAAGTGGGAAATGAAATCTCTGTAAATCCAGATAGCCTGGAAGACCTGGCAAATGACATGGTTACTCGTTTGTCCAGAATTGAAGACGAATACAGAAATCTCCATATGGAGCTTGCAGATTTGATTAACGGCGCTCCGGCGGAATACAGGCATTGCTTCTATCATGTAGGAGACCCTTGGGGTACTGGTAATCAGCTTACAGGGCAGCTTAGTGAAATGGAAATTGACCTGCGGATGGTTGCAAATAAATTTGCTGATGCTGATAATCTTGTAGGTAAGTTGTATAAGTTGTATGAGAAATATGGTGCCGTAACAGCTCTTGGAGCACTTATGACAAAACAGCTTGCTTTTTATGGGTTGGGGTTTACTCAGTTTACAAAGAATGCTGAGGGTGTTTTCTCGTATAAACATATGGCGGCACTTCAGAAGGTAACAGATAAAATTGACGAAAGTAAAAAGTTAGGAACGATGGCAAGGGCATTCTTGAATCCATTTTATTTAAGAAGTAAGTATAGAAATGCGCCACTTGCGGATTTGGTTCATAAAAGAATTTCGAAATACCTTCCGGATGATGTTGTGAATTTTACAAATAGCTCTAAGGCATTATATGGTGCTCTAGAGGTTGGCTCAGCAGATTCAGCAAAGTTTAAATCCTTTGTTAAAACAGGAGCAAAATTTGCAAAAGCGAATGTTGTTAGCACAGTAGCATTAACAGGAATAATGGAAGCAGGCGGAATGGGGCTGAAAATCTCCGAGAATTACACTAAGTATGGAGATAACCCAGATGTATTAAAGCGAGAAAATGCAAAGGCGGTTGGAAATGCGGTTAACAATACCGTAGCAATTTCTGGCGGGGCAATTGCAGGTGCGGTAGTTGGCGGTGCTTTAGGAAGTGTTGTTGGCCCAGTCGGTACAGTTGTAGGAGCTGCTGCAGGTTCTTTCGTAGGTGGCCTTGTTGGAGAGCAGGCTGCTAAATTAACTGCTGGAATTGCTGAAAAAGGTGCTATCCTATTAAAAGAGCCTATCCACCATGGCGTTGAGCTATTTAAGGATGGTTTTGAGAAAGCTGGTAAGGCATTAGATGTAGCTAACAAAGGAATTGACATGGTCAATAAACAGATTAAAGAAACGATCGCTGATCCAATTGGAAAGGTAAAGGAAATTGGAAAAGGGCTTTCAAAGGCAAAGGAGACAGCTGACTCTTTAATAGAGGGTGCAAAAGGTTTCCTCGGCAAAAAACTATCATTTTTTTAAGGAGGCTTTATGAAAACTATTCAACTAAGCATAGAAGAATTGATATTTTCCTTTTATAGTGAAGGTTTGTATGAGCAAGGAATTTCTTTGAAAGAAACGTATTTTCCGGCATTGGAGGATTCTGAATTAAAATTGATGCTTGAGTTTGCATCTCGTTCTTTGCTGGCTAAAAATATGGCAAAGGAAGTTAATAGGCAATATAAGTTAAAAGAAGAATTTACTCCTTTTATTCAAATATTAAGTTCTGCAGAAAAGACAGTAAAAGGCTCCAAATTTAATTTAGATCTTGAGGGAGAAGATAGTATCTCGTTTCATTTTATAGGTGATGAAATATATTTTCATAGATTACTGCATGATCACCAGGTACATTCCATTACAAAGCTTAATGAAGAAGAGATTCTTCCAATTATAAGTGAATTTTTCGATTTCAATACGCTGTTAAAGCAGAGCGAAGTATTATTTAAATTGAAAAATGATGATTTTGAGGAATTTTTAAATGATGTAAGTCAGTCTGATTCTACCCAAGAATCTCTTATATCTAAATGGAGTAATAGACTGCAGAGTCATAATACTAATGAGTTTATTGAGGATATCTCTAAGAGAAGCGGAAAAATGGATAGTCTGCTGAGTTTGAAATATGACTCCAATAATAATCCTGACCTCATAGACCTTCATTTTGTTATTCCTGGAAAAGATGGATTTTGGTATATAACAAGAGACCAAAACCTTGATCTTAATATCCAAAAGGCAAATGAATCAGCGATTAAAAACCTATTTTCAAAAGATCGAATTCTCTCGATGTAAAGGAGGGGGCAGTACTTGTCACTTGTTCAGAAGAAAAATGATGAAATTATCGTGAAGGGTTCAAACATCATGTATATTTTGGTGTCACTTGCAACTGTAGGTTTTTTAATAGCCTGTATCTTTCTAATTGTACACGGATTGAAGTTTGACTCTAAATACTCTTTATTCTATCTTGGCGGAGGAATAATTTTCACTCCTTTTTATCTCTACATCACACTTTGGAACTTACCAGGCTTAATCCCGGGTAAAATCTTGCTGTCCATTATACCCGGAGAGAATGGTTTGATTAAATCAAAAAAAGGCACTGTTCCAATTAAGAATATACGAAACATTGATCTTGTGAGGAATCCATTAAATTTAATTAATGATATTGTTATTGAAACATTCAATGATAAAAAAATAAAAATTCGCACGTATAACCTTATTGGTGATTTTCGCTATCAGATAATAGTTGACCAATATATATACCCTTATATGACTGAGAATGCAAAAAAAGTTTGGGATCGAAAAATAAACTTGGATAATCTTCGGCAGCAAGCTAATTATGAGAGGCAAGAACCAAAGGCTGAATAATGGTTTTATGAGTGGAATCTCTCTTCTTTAGTATCTTTGCTTGGTTCAAAGGGGTGAATATTGTTTGTCAATGATTCAGAAAAAAGGCGACAAGGTAATCATAAAAGGCTCTAAGTTCATGTATGTATGGATGTTTTTGGCTACAGTTGGATTTTTGCTTGCATGTATCTTCTTAATCATTCATGGATTGAAATTCAATTCTAAGTATTCTTTCCTCTATCTTGGTGGAGGAATTGTTTTAACTCCCTTCTATCTTCATTTGACTCTTTGGAGTCTGCCTGGATTAATCCCAGGAAAGGTTTTGTTTAAAATAATTTCAAGAGAAAAGGGAACAATTATTTCAAAAAAAGGTACCGTTTCAATAAGTGATATTCGTAATATAAACTTAGTCAGAAATCCTATAAATTTAATCAATGACATTGTTATTGAAACATTCCATGATAAAAATAAAAATTAGAACATATAATCTTCTTGGGGACTTAGATTATGAAATGATTGTAGATCAATACATTTATCCATATATGACTCAAAATGCAAAAAAGGTTTGGGATCGAAAGGTAGATCTTGAACGTCTTCGTAAAGATGCAAGATACGAGAGAAGAGAACCTAAAATTGATTAAGCTAAATTGAATCGTTCTCACAAGTTCTCTCGTATGTGAGGTCTTTCTCAAGGGGGAGTAAAAAGTGACTCCTTTTATTTTTCGGCAACAGGCTCATTATGAAAGCTTAGAACCAAATGCTTAATAAGGCATTTAGGTAAGGTATATGTGTGAATCGGTCTCTTCTTCTTTAGGTTCTCTCTGTCTGATTCAAAGGAGGAGTATTAATTGTCAATGGTTCAGAAAAAAGGGGATGCAGTTATTATAAAAGGCTCGAAATTTTATTATGTATTAATGTTTCTAGCCACGGTAGGATTTTTAATTGCATGCATTTTTCTAATTATACATGGATTAAAATTTAACTCTAAATACTCCTTATTCTATCTTGGCGGAGGAATAATATTTACTCCTTTTTATTTGTATATCACTCTCTGGAGTCTGCCTGGTTTTATTCCAGGAAAGGTATTGCTAAAAATTGTTCCCAGAGAGAACGGTACAGTTCTTGCCCCAAAAGGCCCTGTTTTAATAACAAACATCCGAAATATTGATTTGATAAGAAATCCATTAAACCTAATAAACGATATTGTTATTGAAACCTTCGATGATAAAAAAATAAAGATTCGTACCTATAATCTCTTGGATGATGGTGATTTTCAGGTAATTGTTGATCAATACATTTTTCCTTATATGACTGACAATGCCAGGAAGGTATGGGATCGGAAAATCGACCTGGATAAGTTAAGAGCAGAAGATAACTATGTTAGGCAGGAACATAGGATTGAGTAAAACTAATAGAAATACTTTTATATCTATTGATATTGAATTTTTTTAAAACAGTACTACAGAGAAGCTCTTTAAAGGTCTAACCCTATAAAGAGCTTTTGTTTTGAGTTCCGTAATTTCTGAAACCGAAAGGCATTACGCACGTAATAAAGTTAAGAAAGATTAAAAAGGAGGACACTATGCCAAAGAAAAGCCCCATCATCCTATTGATGATAGTATTAACCAGTTTCCTCTTCCTCTCAGCCTGCAGCTCAGAAAGCAGTTCAGAGGCCAAAGCAGAGAAAAAGGAAGAAGACAAATATGAAAAACTGGTTAAAGAGAAAAACAAGGAACTAGAGCTCGAACCTCTGGAGCTGACTTCTTACAGCGAGGAAGTCGGAGCAACTTTGAAGAATCCGGAATATAAGGAGTTTGCTGCAAATGGCAAGGTGGCTGTGCAGGGAGAGGTTGAGAAGTACTCTGACCTAAAATCAGACTATGCCTGGATCAAGGTTCGTTCCACAGAGGATGGACCGGCAGGGAACGATCTTGAATACTACACACCCATCAAAGAAGGGAAGTTCAAGCAGAGCATCCGCTTATTTAATGGAGAAGGCGAATATAAGGTAACCATACAGCTTCCAAGCACGGATAGTGAGAATTACTATTATGATCTTGCCTCATTCACTGTCCACAATGTAAATCCAACTGCAGAACGGGATGTGACGTTTACTCCGTTTGGCCAGGAGGCAGAACTGTATTTGGATATTGAATCAAGCTATCTAAAAGGCAATGAAGTATTCAATTTAAAAGGGGAAGCAGGAAGCCTATCAGACAGCGATACGATCATGCTTAAGCTGAATAAGGAATCGGATATGTGGAAGCATGTCATTCCGCTTAAGGACGGAAAGTTTTCCTATGATGTGCCATTATTCTATGGAAAAGGGCTTCACGAGCTTGAGGTGCTTGTTCCTGACAAAAAAAGGGAAAATCACTATCAGACGGCAACAACTATCTTAATAGACAACGAGTCTGATAGGACGATGAGCCCTATCGAGTATTCTAAAACGTATGAGGAGCGGGGAGTGGCACTTGAATACCCGCAATATGGCGGTGAGGAATCTGACGGTGTCTTTTCTGTCAAAGGAAACATTGATCCGCAGGCAGAATTCGGTCCTGAAACCGATCATATTTACATTACCACTAAAAAGGGTGAGGACGAAGCATTGGATGTTATCCCTGTAAAGTACTTCTCTTTCGATGATTCGTTTTATTTAAGATTCGGCCCAGGAACATATGAAGT includes:
- the essA gene encoding type VII secretion protein EssA, giving the protein MKLKIFIKIILLIPAFWLIAGQSAGATPDFDNLTPNTYEKKEFKENTDYLHEKSLYENKKEIPEEQKDLTFTKKNLDPLKEVKEQLFDGGETTNNTITAKADQLQLFSDSKQESFLKAEDRTPAEQDNKLIFLYIILLVIAIGVIMGFLIPRMAKQAEN
- a CDS encoding WXG100 family type VII secretion target, with translation MNSSHVRALARVFQTASDDIKTEEFKLKQSVQNHADEWKGKARDKFDSALEEAGVLFQRHSDNLYNISRELESAANEVDRVREEIERQRELERLARLKEK
- a CDS encoding glycine zipper domain-containing protein produces the protein MGNEISVNPDSLEDLANDMVTRLSRIEDEYRNLHMELADLINGAPAEYRHCFYHVGDPWGTGNQLTGQLSEMEIDLRMVANKFADADNLVGKLYKLYEKYGAVTALGALMTKQLAFYGLGFTQFTKNAEGVFSYKHMAALQKVTDKIDESKKLGTMARAFLNPFYLRSKYRNAPLADLVHKRISKYLPDDVVNFTNSSKALYGALEVGSADSAKFKSFVKTGAKFAKANVVSTVALTGIMEAGGMGLKISENYTKYGDNPDVLKRENAKAVGNAVNNTVAISGGAIAGAVVGGALGSVVGPVGTVVGAAAGSFVGGLVGEQAAKLTAGIAEKGAILLKEPIHHGVELFKDGFEKAGKALDVANKGIDMVNKQIKETIADPIGKVKEIGKGLSKAKETADSLIEGAKGFLGKKLSFF
- a CDS encoding DUF5381 family protein, which gives rise to MSLVQKKNDEIIVKGSNIMYILVSLATVGFLIACIFLIVHGLKFDSKYSLFYLGGGIIFTPFYLYITLWNLPGLIPGKILLSIIPGENGLIKSKKGTVPIKNIRNIDLVRNPLNLINDIVIETFNDKKIKIRTYNLIGDFRYQIIVDQYIYPYMTENAKKVWDRKINLDNLRQQANYERQEPKAE
- a CDS encoding DUF5381 family protein, whose product is MVQKKGDAVIIKGSKFYYVLMFLATVGFLIACIFLIIHGLKFNSKYSLFYLGGGIIFTPFYLYITLWSLPGFIPGKVLLKIVPRENGTVLAPKGPVLITNIRNIDLIRNPLNLINDIVIETFDDKKIKIRTYNLLDDGDFQVIVDQYIFPYMTDNARKVWDRKIDLDKLRAEDNYVRQEHRIE
- a CDS encoding transglutaminase domain-containing protein; amino-acid sequence: MPKKSPIILLMIVLTSFLFLSACSSESSSEAKAEKKEEDKYEKLVKEKNKELELEPLELTSYSEEVGATLKNPEYKEFAANGKVAVQGEVEKYSDLKSDYAWIKVRSTEDGPAGNDLEYYTPIKEGKFKQSIRLFNGEGEYKVTIQLPSTDSENYYYDLASFTVHNVNPTAERDVTFTPFGQEAELYLDIESSYLKGNEVFNLKGEAGSLSDSDTIMLKLNKESDMWKHVIPLKDGKFSYDVPLFYGKGLHELEVLVPDKKRENHYQTATTILIDNESDRTMSPIEYSKTYEERGVALEYPQYGGEESDGVFSVKGNIDPQAEFGPETDHIYITTKKGEDEALDVIPVKYFSFDDSFYLRFGPGTYEVTLSVPEIKEENSDYFRYYGFAKFEVESTGEDKRDLLPSRGVQSDAPQITELAKELTEGISGEREKAKAVYDYVAKTVSYDVNKLETDDFSWDDSALKTLNSKTGVCQDYSYLAIALLRASNIEARFVEGTAFGGFWPQKHAWVEVKVDGSWLTMDPTWGAGYIKDDKFVAAFNEKYFDPNKAEFEKTHNRTGVSY